The genomic window tgAATTTCAAAATGAATTAGGCTCTCAGGAAACTTGAAGTATCGCAATCGGCGACTCGGGAACCATATTCTCTAAGTACAGCCATTAGTTACGCCGCGCCGGAGACAAATGGTTTGCCATTGATAGTGTCAATCATCGTAACTGGGAACACATGTGGCCAGCGCCCGGGTCGTAACCGGGACCTTACCTCTCGGGGAAGGACGTACGTGCGTGCGCCATTCGAGTCCTTGTCGTGGTGCGTCACGAATAACGAGAATGACGAATTGGCAGAGACCGACGCTAGACTCCCGCTTGGTAGCGACACCTGGACACCGCGCATGGAAATCCATCTCATTCGCCGTCTCGTTTCTCGTTCGCAGATAAAACGGTTCGCGCTCGGGTTTCTGCGCAGCACGGAGGACAGCTTACCACTGATgtgccataaatcatcgcccaCGTCGCCGCAGCGCCGGCTGAACGACATCCTGTCCGAGGAGCAGCGGACCGAGCGGCCCGAGCGAACTAGCATCCTGGCCAGCCTGGACCAGATCGTGTCGAGCAAGTTCGGGGACTCGTGCAAACAGTCGTTCGCCGGGTCGCAGCGCGCGCTCCCGCCGGCGTCGGCCGAGGCTCTCGGCGTCGAGTACGAGTTCAAGCGCAACCTGATCCGCCAGACAAACAGTGCCAGTTCGAGCCCGAAGCGCTTCCCGGTCTTCCCGCAGCCACCGAAGCACGCCGACAGCCTGAGCAGCGTGGCCGGCCGCCTGGGGGATCCGACTGGGCGAGCCGGCGACGATCGCGAGGAGGAGCTGGATCGGGCCGCCTGGTTCCAGGCCGGGTTGCCGCGCGAGGTTTCGCTCGAGGTCCTGACGCAGCAGAGCCCCGGTGCGTTCCTGGTGCGCCGCAGCG from Anopheles cruzii unplaced genomic scaffold, idAnoCruzAS_RS32_06 scaffold01159_ctg1, whole genome shotgun sequence includes these protein-coding regions:
- the LOC128276425 gene encoding EGFR adapter protein-like, producing the protein IKRFALGFLRSTEDSLPLMCHKSSPTSPQRRLNDILSEEQRTERPERTSILASLDQIVSSKFGDSCKQSFAGSQRALPPASAEALGVEYEFKRNLIRQTNSASSSPKRFPVFPQPPKHADSLSSVAGRLGDPTGRAGDDREEELDRAAWFQAGLPREVSLEVLTQQSPGAFLVRRSATKHGCFALSLRVPPGPGPKVVHYLIMKTERGYKIKGFMKEFSSLRALITHHSVMPEMLPVPLSLPRPQNIPTKCKHTDDYDTYSTLNEFSKLFSDLDICS